CCAGGCGGACCATACCAAATCGACCGGCGCATCGAAGGAGCGCTCCACCTTGACGGCCAGGTTTCCCTTGTCCACCGTGAAATTGAAAATCTTCTCTTGCTTCATTTTTTCCTCTCCTTCAATCGGGTTAGTACGTCGTCCAGTTGGTTGAAGCGTTTGGCCATCAAGGCTTTGAACTCTTCCAGCCATTTTTCGATTTCGCGCATTTTCGAGGCCCTCAGATGGTATTGGATTTCCCGACCGTGCGGATGCTCTTCAAGCAG
This region of Fibrobacterota bacterium genomic DNA includes:
- a CDS encoding winged helix-turn-helix transcriptional regulator, yielding MRRDIFQAIADPTRRAIVMLLAVQAMTPNAMAAHFETSRQAVSKHIRILVECELLEEHPHGREIQYHLRASKMREIEKWLEEFKALMAKRFNQLDDVLTRLKERKK